A window of Fragaria vesca subsp. vesca linkage group LG7, FraVesHawaii_1.0, whole genome shotgun sequence contains these coding sequences:
- the LOC101304216 gene encoding poly(A) polymerase-like produces MGVRFGLTDPISLDFPTQRDVEKSNEIEMILRENGGYAGRQERVLMEEVLGLLDRVVKTWINNISRAKGFAVESNARVFSFGSFRLGVYGAGADLDTLCVGPVYASREVDFFGELYKMLECMTQVTELIAVPDAYVPVIKFKLNGVSVDLVYARLTLFVVPDDLDMSSGSVLSCVCPHDEQSIRSLNGCRVTDQIIGLVPNVRTFRTTLRFVRLWAKRRGLYSNVVGFLGGINWALLVARICQLYPNAFPNLLVSRFFRIYSEWRWPNPIMLCEFKEEDGPSFLGQQGWDPRRNPKERYHVMPIITPAYPCVNSSYNVSSTTLCIMSGEFKRGNEICKAMEAGHEADWHTLFESYPFFEECKNYLQISIKAGDADDFRKWKGWVESRLRQLILKIEKHTSGMLQCRPYPGDFSDKSLPLHSSYFMGLQRKQGVPVNEGELHHIDITGCVDEFKRAVDEYVSKKIGMEICVSLAKQRDIPDFVFPGKSLGRSQCEAKASVQDVAGSGQKRKRVDDNVETDFARCTKSVRSYQNAPAEAFLRCNQPLLRLIHGY; encoded by the coding sequence ATGGGTGTCCGATTCGGTTTAACCGATCCCATTTCGTTGGATTTCCCAACTCAACGCGATGTGGAGAAATCCAACGAAATCGAGATGATCCTGAGAGAGAATGGGGGATATGCCGGCAGGCAAGAACGGGTGCTTATGGAAGAGGTTTTAGGGCTTCTCGATCGGGTCGTTAAAACTTGGATCAACAATATTTCTAGAGCCAAGGGTTTCGCTGTGGAGTCCAATGCTAGGGTTTTCAGTTTTGGGTCTTTCAGGTTAGGAGTTTATGGGGCCGGTGCCGATTTAGACACTCTATGTGTTGGGCCTGTTTATGCTTCAAGGGAAGTTGATTTCTTTGGTGAGTTGTATAAGATGTTGGAGTGCATGACTCAAGTTACTGAGTTGATTGCTGTCCCTGATGCTTATGTTCCTGTTATTAAGTTCAAGTTAAATGGAGTGTCGGTTGATCTAGTCTATGCGAGGCTCACTCTTTTTGTTGTTCCTGATGATTTAGATATGTCCAGTGGTTCTGTTTTATCGTGTGTCTGCCCTCATGATGAGCAGTCCATTCGGAGCCTTAATGGTTGTCGGGTTACTGACCAAATCATTGGTTTAGTCCCTAACGTGCGAACTTTTCGCACCACATTGAGGTTTGTTAGACTGTGGGCAAAGCGCCGTGGTCTTTATTCCAACGTTGTTGGATTTCTTGGTGGTATAAACTGGGCGTTGCTTGTTGCTCGCATATGCCAACTTTACCCTAATGCATTTCCTAATTTGCTAGTGTCTCGCTTTTTCAGGATCTATTCGGAATGGCGTTGGCCAAATCCAATTATGCTCTGCGAGTTCAAAGAAGAAGACGGGCCTTCATTTCTTGGACAACAGGGTTGGGATCCTAGAAGGAATCCAAAGGAGAGGTACCACGTGATGCCTATAATTACTCCAGCTTATCCGTGTGTGAACTCTAGCTACAATGTCTCCTCCACTACTCTGTGCATCATGTCTGGGGAGTTCAAGAGGGGAAATGAAATCTGTAAGGCTATGGAAGCAGGACATGAGGCTGATTGGCATACCCTGTTTGAGTCGTATCCATTCTTTGAGGAGTGTAAGAATTACTTGCAGATTAGCATCAAGGCAGGGGATGCGGATGACTTTAGAAAATGGAAAGGCTGGGTTGAGTCCCGTCTCCGTCAACTGATATTGAAAATTGAGAAACATACTTCTGGCATGCTGCAGTGTCGCCCATACCCAGGTGACTTTTCAGACAAATCCCTACCTTTGCATAGCTCATACTTCATGGGTCTACAACGTAAACAAGGAGTTCCAGTCAATGAAGGTGAGCTGCATCATATTGATATAACAGGATGTGTTGATGAATTTAAGCGTGCTGTGGATGAGTATGTGTCAAAGAAGATTGGAATGGAGATCTGTGTTTCCCTTGCAAAACAGAGGGACATACCTGATTTTGTATTTCCTGGAAAGTCTTTGGGGAGAAGCCAATGTGAAGCTAAAGCAAGTGTTCAAGATGTAGCAGGTTCAGGTCAGAAGAGAAAGAGAGTGGATGATAATGTGGAGACCGACTTTGCTAGGTGCACCAAGTCTGTACGTTCCTATCAAAATGCTCCCGCTGAAGCTTTCCTGAGGTGCAATCAACCATTGTTGAGGCTCATACATGGTTATTGA
- the LOC101304816 gene encoding pentatricopeptide repeat-containing protein At3g61360-like, with the protein MLLLARLKSGTNPFTQTPLKLRFSLVSLSSQCVSSVEADIDIDRITKIINNHPYPDQPLQPALLQNIPPTLLSTSFVENVLGHLFGAHSNGLKALEFFNYSLHHSQLCPSSDAFEKTLHILTRMRYFDKAWELMAKISSMHPSLLTLKSMSIMLSKIAKFQSYEDVLAAFEKMETDIFVGRKFGTDEFNVLLRAFCTQRQMKEARSIFIKMHSRFSPNTKTMNILLLGFKEAGDITAVELFYHELARRGFKPNSITYNIRIDAYCKRGCFADALRLFEEMERANLSPTLETITTLIHGAGVVRNPIKAQQLFDEIHLRNLLPDTGAYNALMSSLIRAKDVQSAVALMDEMEEKHIKHDHMTYHTMFHGLMRTSGIEGASDLYYKMVDRNFVPKPRTVVMLIKFFCENHHLDLGLHLWGYLVEKGYCPHGHALDLLLTALCSRSRTIEAFECSLQMLERGRHMSEASFRTLENFLLQAGETDKLSKLKQMRHKLHNLLAH; encoded by the coding sequence ATGCTCCTTTTGGCAAGACTCAAGAGTGGAACCAATCCATTTACTCAAACCCCTCTAAAGCTAAGATTTTCGCTTGTATCGCTATCCAGCCAATGTGTATCGTCTGTAGAAGCGGATATAGACATTGATAGGATTACCAAGATTATTAACAACCACCCGTATCCTGATCAGCCACTTCAACCGGCTCTTCTCCAGAATATCCCACCAACTCTTCTTTCTACAAGCTTTGTGGAGAATGTTCTTGGTCATCTTTTCGGAGCACATTCCAATGGTCTCAAAGCTCTTGAGTTCTTCAATTATTCCCTCCATCATTCCCAGTTGTGTCCGAGTTCAGATGCTTTTGAGAAGACGCTGCACATCCTTACCAGGATGCGCTATTTTGATAAAGCGTGGGAGTTGATGGCAAAAATAAGTAGTATGCATCCGTCTTTGCTTACCCTGAAGTCGATGAGCATTATGCTGTCGAAAATCGCAAAGTTTCAATCCTATGAAGATGTGCTTGCAGCATTTGAGAAGATGGAGACTGATATTTTTGTGGGCAGGAAGTTCGGGACTGATGAGTTTAATGTACTCCTTAGGGCGTTTTGTACACAAAGACAAATGAAGGAGGCACGCTCGATTTTCATAAAGATGCATTCTCGATTTTCGCCCAACACCAAGACCATGAATATCTTGCTCTTGGGGTTCAAGGAAGCTGGAGATATTACTGCAGTAGAACTCTTTTACCATGAGCTGGCTAGAAGAGGCTTTAAGCCAAACAGTATAACTTATAATATAAGGATTGATGCTTACTGTAAAAGAGGCTGCTTTGCTGATGCACTGAGGCTTTTTGAGGAGATGGAAAGGGCCAATTTGTCGCCTACTTTAGAGACAATCACTACACTGATTCATGGAGCTGGGGTTGTTCGAAATCCAATTAAAGCACAACAGTTATTTGATGAGATTCATTTGAGAAATTTGCTTCCTGATACTGGGGCCTATAATGCTTTAATGAGTTCACTGATTAGAGCCAAAGATGTGCAGTCGGCAGTCGCCTTGATGGATGAGATGGAAGAGAAGCATATTAAGCATGATCATATGACTTATCACACCATGTTCCATGGCCTGATGAGAACATCCGGTATCGAGGGGGCTTCTGATCTGTATTACAAAATGGTTGATAGAAATTTTGTGCCCAAACCACGAACAGTGGTAATGTTAATTAAATTTTTCTGTGAAAATCATCATCTTGATTTGGGTTTGCACTTGTGGGGATACCTAGTGGAGAAAGGATATTGCCCTCATGGTCATGCATTGGATCTTTTGTTAACAGCATTATGTTCCCGCAGTAGGACGATAGAAGCTTTCGAGTGCTCTTTACAAATGTTGGAGAGAGGGAGGCATATGAGTGAAGCATCATTTCGGACATTAGAGAATTTCCTGCTTCAAGCTGGTGAGACAGACAAGTTGAGTAAGCTTAAGCAGATGAGACATAAACTGCATAATCTGCTGGCCCATTGA
- the LOC101304506 gene encoding pentatricopeptide repeat-containing protein At5g65560-like, whose protein sequence is MVNAYCKLGNVAEAELNKDVDSAHRVFRVMPKKGCPRNEVSYTILIHGLCEADRIEEAFELFCQMGEDKCEPTVRTYTVLVSAFCRLGKKSEAMKLFEEMAEKGCQPNAHTYTVLIDSMCKEYKVDEARKLLDKMLKKRLVPTVVTYNALIDGYCKEGKVEAAMDIKALMESNKCSPNARTYNELIFGFCKRKDVNQAMALLAKMLNLKLEPSVITYNSLINGHCKAGDFNCAYRLVNLMKDSGLVPDQWTYSVLIDSLCKGGRLEEAYAQLDSLKDKGVKPNEVIFTALIDGYCKAGKTNDAHALFDRMLTEGCVPNTCTYNTLVDALCKEGKLQDAILLVEKMLSTGQMHTPYTYSILIKYMLKEGDFSHAHRLFNEMVCSGSQPDVFIYTSFIHAYCSIGDIEEAEKLMVKMSEEGIRADSLTYTLLINTYGRLGLLDSAFGVLKRMFDACCEPSHYTYSFLIKHLSLSKTNANIVRLDLASNFTDISDVWKTMDYQIALELFEKMVVHGCAPNGNTYEKLITGLCKEGRLEVAQRLHVHMKDRQISPSQDIYHSLINCCCQLQVYGEAAFLLDTMIEVGYLPALESSKLLVCGLFNEDNIEKAKAVFCSLLRCGYNFDEVAWKVLHDGLLKRGLVNRCSELITIMEQMGCKLHPQTYSMLIDGIDGT, encoded by the exons ATGGTCAATGCGTATTGTAAATTGGGGAATGTGGCTGAGGCTGAGCT GAATAAGGATGTGGACAGTGCTCATAGGGTGTTTAGGGTAATGCCGAAGAAGGGTTGTCCTAGAAATGAGGTTTCGTACACTATTTTGATACATGGGTTGTGTGAGGCGGATCGGATTGAGGAGGCTTTTGAGTTGTTTTGTCAGATGGGGGAGGATAAGTGTGAACCGACTGTTCGCACTTATACGGTTCTTGTTTCTGCATTTTGTAGATTGGGGAAGAAGTCAGAAGCAATGAAGCTATTTGAGGAGATGGCGGAGAAGGGTTGTCAACCGAATGCGCATACTTATACCGTGCTCATTGATAGTATGTGCAAGGAATATAAAGTGGATGAGGCTAGAAAGTTGCTGGACAAGATGTTGAAGAAACGGTTGGTTCCTACTGTTGTCACGTACAACGCATTGATTGATGGGTATTGCAAGGAGGGAAAGGTTGAGGCTGCAATGGATATTAAGGCTTTGATGGAATCGAATAAGTGTAGTCCAAATGCTCGAACTTACAATGAATTGATTTTCGGGTTTTGTAAAAGGAAAGATGTAAACCAGGCAATGGCGTTGCTCGCTAAGATGCTCAACCTGAAGCTCGAACCTAGTGTGATTACGTATAACTCATTGATAAATGGCCACTGTAAAGCAGGCGATTTCAACTGTGCTTATAGGTTGGTTAATTTGATGAAGGATAGTGGTTTGGTTCCTGACCAGTGGACCTATAGTGTTCTCATAGACAGTCTTTGTAAGGGTGGGAGACTAGAAGAAGCTTACGCCCAGCTTGATTCTCTTAAGGACAAAGGCGTGAAGCCAAATGAAGTGATATTTACTGCTTTGATTGATGGGTACTGCAAGGCAGGGAAAACCAATGATGCCCATGCTTTGTTTGATAGGATGCTTACAGAGGGCTGTGTGCCGAACACATGCACTTACAATACCTTGGTAGATGCATTGTGCAAAGAAGGAAAATTGCAGGATGCAATATTACTGGTGGAGAAGATGTTAAGCACGGGCCAGATGCATACACCATACACTTATTCAATACTAATCAAATATATGCTGAAAGAAGGGGACTTCAGCCATGCTCATAGATTGTTCAACGAGATGGTTTGTTCTGGTAGTCAACCAGATGTATTTATTTACACTTCATTCATTCATGCATATTGCAGTATAGGGGATATAGAGGAGGCAGAGAAGCTGATGGTTAAGATGAGTGAAGAAGGAATTAGAGCAGATTCGTTGACATACACATTATTGATTAACACATATGGCCGTCTGGGACTACTAGATTCTGCATTTGGTGTTCTTAAGCGCATGTTTGATGCTTGCTGTGAACCTTCTCACTATACATATTCTTTCCTGATCAAACATCTTTCGCTATCGAAGACAAATGCCAATATAGTGAGACTTGATTTGGCCTCAAACTTCACTGATATCTCTGATGTATGGAAGACAATGGATTATCAAATTGCTTTAGAGCTGTTTGAGAAGATGGTTGTACATGGATGTGCACCCAATGGCAATACATATGAAAAGCTTATAACAGGTCTTTGCAAAGAGGGGCGCTTGGAAGTAGCGCAGAGGCTACATGTTCATATGAAAGATAGGCAGATTTCGCCCAGTCAGGATATTTACCATTCTCTTATTAATTGTTGCTGTCAGTTGCAAGTATATGGAGAGGCGGCATTCCTGCTGGATACAATGATTGAGGTTGGTTATTTACCAGCATTAGAGTCTTCCAAGTTGCTTGTATGTGGGCTATTTAATGAAGATAATATCGAGAAGGCAAAAGCTGTTTTCTGTAGTTTGCTCAGATGTGGGTATAATTTTGATGAAGTAGCTTGGAAAGTTCTCCATGATGGTTTACTTAAGAGGGGTCTTGTCAATAGATGCTCTGAGTTGATAACCATCATGGAGCAGATGGGTTGCAAGCTTCATCCTCAGACATATTCAATGCTGATTGACGGAATTGATGGAACATAA
- the LOC101304801 gene encoding syntaxin-related protein KNOLLE-like produces MNDLMTKSFTNYVDLKKEAMKDLDLEAGNLELSTNMHSDMGLFLEEAEKVKQEMACVRDILGRLQQANEESKSLHKSEALQSLRNRINADILSVLKQARTIRCHLEDMDRANAANKRLSGAKEGTPIYRTRMAVTNGLRKKLKELMMEFQGLRQRMMSEYKETVGRRYFTVTGEKADEEVIEKIISNGGEEFMARAVQEHGRGKVLETVVEIQDRHDAAKDIEKSLLELHQVFLDMAVMVEAQGEQMDDIEHHVINASQYVKDGTKQLNTAKGYQRSTRKWMCIGLIILLILILLIVIPIATSFAHS; encoded by the coding sequence ATGAACGACCTGATGACGAAATCGTTCACCAACTATGTGGATCTAAAGAAAGAGGCAATGAAAGACCTGGACCTTGAAGCCGGGAACTTGGAGCTCTCAACAAACATGCACAGTGACATGGGTTTGTTCCTGGAAGAGGCCGAAAAGGTGAAGCAGGAGATGGCTTGTGTGCGTGACATTCTCGGCCGCTTACAGCAGGCCAACGAGGAGAGCAAGTCCCTCCACAAGTCCGAGGCCTTGCAATCGTTGCGTAACCGCATCAATGCCGACATTTTGAGTGTGCTGAAGCAGGCCAGGACAATTCGTTGTCATCTGGAAGACATGGACCGCGCCAATGCTGCGAATAAGAGGCTCTCGGGTGCGAAAGAAGGCACCCCGATTTACAGGACCAGGATGGCGGTGACCAACGGGCTGCGGAAGAAGCTCAAGGAGCTTATGATGGAGTTTCAGGGTCTGAGGCAGAGGATGATGAGCGAGTACAAGGAGACTGTGGGGAGAAGGTATTTCACAGTGACAGGCGAGAAGGCGGATGAGGAGGTGATCGAAAAGATCATATCAAATGGTGGGGAGGAGTTCATGGCGAGGGCGGTGCAGGAACATGGGAGGGGGAAGGTGCTGGAAACTGTGGTGGAGATACAAGACAGGCACGACGCGGCTAAGGATATCGAAAAGAGCTTGTTGGAGCTGCATCAGGTGTTCTTGGACATGGCTGTGATGGTGGAGGCTCAAGGTGAGCAGATGGATGACATTGAGCATCATGTGATAAATGCTTCCCAATATGTCAAGGATGGAACCAAACAACTCAACACTGCCAAGGGATACCAGAGGAGCACCAGGAAGTGGATGTGTATTGGACTCATTATTCTCCTCATACTCATTCTTCTAATTGTCATCCCCATCGCCACCAGCTTTGCCCATTCTTAA